A window of the Anoplolepis gracilipes chromosome 11, ASM4749672v1, whole genome shotgun sequence genome harbors these coding sequences:
- the LOC140671079 gene encoding uncharacterized protein, producing the protein MIDIETKYFNLNRILLLIIGLWPYQQSNFTRLQFLCLSCILTTHVIFQCTIFISQRCTPDLLTKVLSSVFFYLLFVIKYSMFSVKAVRNLLEELLHVYNGLIDETEIAIVNEYGRNSKRYTIALIMFAVIIMLSFIVASFWSNILNIFFPTNVSRSHHLLILTEYFFDEEEYFYFILLHSIASMCIGTTSMLAIGTMFIAYFQHVCGMFKIASYRIECAMSMDMLQNINLRKQILIFKGLICAVNIHREAMKLSKHLQYSCETMMFFLVLFGVVSLSLNLFRIASAEEVILPFLFTCGAILYMFLANYVCQIVMNHNHHVYITAYNARWYVAPLHIQRMILFLLQRESKTFNLGVGGLVIASIECFATLLKTSISYFTVIYSTRK; encoded by the exons atgatcgaCATCGAGACTAAATACTTTAATCTGAATAGAATTCTTCTACTCATTATTGGCCTGTGGCCTTATCAACAATCAAATTTTACTCGACTTCAATTTCTTTGTCTATCTTGTATTCTAACGACACACGTTATATTTCAG TGTACCATATTTATCTCACAAAGATGTACTCCGGACCTCCTTACCAAAGTTCTATCTTCCGTATTTTTCTATCTTCTCTTTGTAATCAAATACAGCATGTTCTCTGTCAAAGCA GTAAGGAATTTATTGGAAGAACtactacatgtatataatggGTTAATAGATGAAACAGAAATTGCTATTGTAAACGAATATGGACGTAACAGCAAACGTTATACCATTGCACTTATAA TGTTTGCTGTTATCATAATGTTGTCTTTTATCGTTGCATCATTTTGGtcgaatattttgaatatttttttcccaaCAAACGTGTCAAGATCACATCACTTGCTAATTTTgacggaatatttttttgatgaagaagaatatttttattttatactacttCACTCTATTGCATCGATGTGCATCGGAACAACTTCAATGTTAGCGATAGGAACAATGTTCATTGCGTACTTTCAACATGTTTGTGGAATGTTTAAAATTGCCAG ttatcgTATCGAATGTGCAATGAGCATGGAcatgttacaaaatattaatctcagaaaacaaattttgatatttaaggGTTTAATTTGTGCTGTAAATATTCATCGAGAAGCTATGAA attgTCCAAACACTTGCAATACAGTTGTGAAAcaatgatgttttttttagtattatttggAGTAGTCTCGCTGAGTCTCAATTTATTTAGA ataGCGTCTGCAGAGGAAGTTATATTACCCTTTCTATTTACATGTGGCGCTATCTTGTACATGTTTTTAGCCAATTATGTCTGTCAAATTGTAATGAATCACAATCATCACGTATATATTACCGC ATATAATGCTCGATGGTATGTAGCTCCATTGCATATACAACGAATGATACTGTTTCTGTTACAAAGAGAAtcgaaaacttttaatttggGCGTAGGTGGATTGGTGATTGCATCTATAGAGTGTTTTGCTACG CTCCTGAAGACATCGATATCTTATTTTACAGTCATATATTCTACACggaaatga
- the LOC140671128 gene encoding uncharacterized protein has translation MIDIETKYFNLNRILLLIIGLWPYQQSNFTRLQFICLSCILTTHVIFQCTIFISQKCTPDLITKVLSSIFFYLLFVIKYNMFSVKAVKDLLEELLHVYNGLIDKTEIAIVDEYGRNSKRYTIALTIFAVIIMFAFIVASFWSNILNIFFPTNVSRSHHLLIMTEYFFDDEEYVYFILFHSIASMCIGTTTAVATGTMFLSYLQHVCGMFKIASYRIQCAMSTDMLQNINLRKQILIFKSLICAVNIHREAMKLSKHLQYSCETMMFFLVLFGVVSLSLNLFRIASTEEVILPFLGASAAILYMFLANYICQIVMNHNHDVYVTAYNARWYVAPLHIQRMILFLLQRQSKTFNLGVGGLFIASIECFATLVKTSISYFTVIYSTRK, from the exons atgatcgaCATCGAGACTAAATACTTTAATCTGAATAGAATTCTTCTACTCATTATTGGCCTGTGGCCTTATCAACAATCAAATTTTACTCGACTTCAATTTATTTGTCTATCTTGTATTCTAACGACACACGTTATATTTCAG TGTACCATATTTATCTCACAAAAATGTACTCCGGATCTCATTACCAAAGTTCTATCttccatatttttctatttactttTTGTAATCAAATACAACATGTTCTCTGTCAAAGCT GTAAAGGATTTATTGGAAGAACTACTACATGTATACAATGGGTTAATAGATAAAACAGAAATTGCTATTGTAGACGAATATGGACGTAATAGCAAACGTTACACCATTGCACTTACAA tatttgcCGTTATCATAATGTTTGCTTTTATCGTTGCATCATTTTGGTCgaatattttgaacatttttttcccGACAAACGTGTCAAGATCACATCACTTGCTAATTATgacggaatatttttttgatgatgaagaatatgtttattttatactatttcaCTCTATTGCATCGATGTGCATCGGCACAACTACAGCGGTAGCGACAGGAACAATGTTTCTCTCGTACCTTCAACATGTTTGTGGAATGTTCAAAATTGCCAG ttatcgCATCCAATGTGCAATGAGCACGGatatgttacaaaatattaatcttagaaaacaaattttgatatttaagagTTTAATTTGTGCTGTAAATATTCATCGAGAAGCTATGAA attgTCCAAACACTTGCAATACAGTTGTGAAAcaatgatgttttttttagtattatttggAGTAGTCTCGCTGAGTCTCAATTTATTTCGA attgcgTCAACAGAAGAAGTCATATTGCCGTTTCTAGGTGCATCTGCGGCTATCTTGTATATGTTTTTAGCCAATTATATCTGTCAAATTGTAATGAATCATAATCATGACGTATATGTTACCGC atataatgcTCGATGGTATGTAGCTCCATTGCATATACAGAGAATGATACTGTTTCTGTTACAAAGACAAtcgaaaacttttaatttggGCGTTGGTGGATTGTTTATCGCATCTATAGAGTGTTTTGCTACG CTCGTGAAAACCTCGATATCTTATTTTACAGTCATATATTCTACAcggaaataa